A window of Cynocephalus volans isolate mCynVol1 chromosome 3, mCynVol1.pri, whole genome shotgun sequence genomic DNA:
ATGTGAAAATTCTAATGTGCCTCTAGGAAGAGCTTAATCTCTCAATCACTGCTTTACTTAGACAATAGCATGTGTTTTTAGAATGGTGGTGAGACCAGTGGTTCTAAAGTGTGGCTCAAGGACCAGCAGCACCAgtatcacctgagaacttgttagaagcGCCAATTATTAGGACCCACTCCAGATCTACTGTATCAGAAGctctggaggtggggcccagcagtCAGTGTTTTAACAGCCCTCCAGATAGTCACTGTGAAACATGGTCAAATTTGAGAACCAACAGGGCAAATTAACTGTCACTGAACTCATGGATGTTGCCtataaaaaaactgataaattttgGAAGATATGACTGGTCCACATATAACCAAATCTGTGAAAATATAAGTTGTATAAAGTCTGCCATGCCCAAGGCCTGAGTTGCCCTCAAGCCCATCTACAGTGGTGTGCAGCCAAAGCAAAGAGTCTCATTTCACAGAAGATAGGCCGGATCACTGATTTTCTCTGCGTTCCAGGGTGTGGATAAATATACCACAGCTATATTTAATTAGGAGTAAAGCTATTTATTGATCTGCAAGAACTATATGCCATTCACTTCTAGGTAATTCTAACCATGTGCTATTTAGATGGCctcttttctaaataaaacagTAACCTgcaatacatgtgttttattactACTGCAGTACAATATTCTATCATTGAGTACATTATCACAGAATACAACATTCAATGACCAACGACAAGACTATTCTTTCCAGGAACATATTACCACTAATCTAGTGGCTTTGTTATTACATGGATTTAAGAAAAACAGGGAATTGCCAGCATTTTGACAACTATTTGGAAGTATGTAAAAACCtcattttactaaaaatatatatatagtatataaaacTTCTTAGCATTTTGCTAGGAAAAGTGAAGGCATTAAGTGTtcacaacatttttatttatacttttctaaTGAAAAACTGGTGAGAGAATCTGCCCCATGAGTCCGTTTGCAGTCTTTGCCAGAGAGGAAGCCAGGCCAGATAGAGAAAGTTTACTGTAAGTAAGGAGGGAGTAGGACTCAGAATCAGATGAATGGTGTACTCACGGCATATTCTTGTTTAAGAACATAAAAGGACAGGGAAATCATAAACTTGGGATAAAAGTTCCTTGTTTTTATTGGCAGTTAAGTAATTTTGTTTACaattcaaataagaaagaaaaactcagcctttctaaacataaatttttatgtgAATGATTACAAGTGAAAATATAACAGTTTTGTTTGATCTTATGTTTCTTAACACTGCAACATTATAGGAAAAATATAAGCTTTAAAGCGAGACAGATCAGGGTCTGAATTCTCGCTCTGACAAGTAATAGCTTTATGACTCTGGCCAATTCttttccagtttcctcatctgaagaaTATACAGCCAATTTACAGGGCTTTAAAggtatttgagaaaaatatttgggaTGTGGCTTACACAGAGTAGGTGATCAGTGAGTAGTTATTAAGGTATTAAAGGAAACTAATGCCTAGAGAGCTGATGAGGGTACACAATCAGCCTAGCTGAACTGAGGATTATACCATGGGGTCTCAGTCTGGTTAACCAACTTCTCCTACTTCACCTATATGTTAAATAACAATAAACTACTTTCTCCCACCCCCGCTTTTTCCACAATACTTGGAATGAGAACAGAAAAAGACagtaataaaaaaccaaatatttccttaaaataaagtaatatatatgGGGATAACACCtggtaaaagacaaaaaagaattgCTTGaagagttttatttcatttacagtaAGGATAAGAACAGAACCACCATTTACTCATTTGATCCAGTTTCTCCCTCACAGTCTCATAGCATTTCAAAAAAACGTATTTACTGCCATTAAGGCGTTAGGGATTTGGTTTTCTATGTGAAAGCCCCTTTGCATTCACGAGAATACAGTAGCCTACTCTAGCTGAAGATCCAGGGCTGTAAACATTGTTCAGTGCAATAAGAtcactttaataatattttaatcttgGAGTGCAGTTACAAAAATAGATGTTGGCCACACAGTGCTAATTACAAACAGAAATGGCTCCTATGCAatcttaaaagatataaaaaactTAGCAcctgaaaatgtgttttaaaaaattcccatatTCTGCTAGTCTATTTTACATACCTGAGAATTTTCTTAGGAATCTGTGATGGAGAAGAGTGActcctcttcttcttctctgAGTCCTGGAGTAATGCATCCATTCTACCCTTCTCTGTGACTGCTGCCTGGTCTGCCCCAGCCTTGCTCTGATCCACACTGAGCTGCCCTTGGGCAGGGTCACATCTGTACATGAAGACAATAGCTGGCTTCTCACTGGACTCTCCTTTTGCCTCTGTGAACCAGTGATGGTGCTGAACTGGAGGAGGGGGCAGCATGTGGATGACTGTACCATCCAGGCCCACCAGTTTCCCTTTCTCTCGCTCTTTCTCTTTGTCATCCTCCTCATCTGTTTTCCGACGGCGGAAGAAGCTTTTAAATGATATCCAGCGTTTAGGTTTTGCATCAGCTGCCCGTCTGCTGCCTTCAGAGTGTAAAACTGATTCAGCTTCTGTTGATCTGGAAGGGCTGGTTGGCTTGGTCCAATTGGTGAAATGCCTCTGCAAAAGGTTACTTGCATGATAAGGGGAGGAAGTAGAGCGTGGCGGGGGAAAGGGAGGTGGTGACTCACTTTGGGGGTTAGTCACTAATttggagggagaggaggtgacTGGCTTTGCAAATGGATCTTTTTGTACTTTGGTGGTAGGACTTTCTGTGGTCTGAGGTGCTTCAGCCTCACCACTAGGCTGAGATGTAAAGAGAGATTTGGGCCGGACTGTTGTACTCTTAGCAGCATCGGCATCTGGAGGAATAGCATAAAGTTCTTCCACACTGCAAGCTTTAGGGCCAGACTGAGGTGTTTCTGGAGGAGACTGTGGAGGTTGAATAGAAGCCACAATCTGAGAAAGCACTGTGCTTGCTTTCTCCCTggtgctgctgccgctgccaccactgctgctgcccaGCGTCTGAGGCTCCTGAATGCCTTCGGTTTTGGCCACAGGCTCTCGCGTGGTTCTCTGGATCTTTGCTGGGGAGCTGTGGCTGGAACTATAGCTTCTCTGTGGTGACAACTGACCCCTGCTGAGACAGTTGTTAAACTCTTGAACCTTCTGAGCCACTGAACCCCTTTTACGCTCTGTGCTGTTTGAAAACCCTTTAGCTTGGGGACATTCAGTGGGTTTGCCAGTGGTGTTATCAGAcactttgttttcagtttctatttcttcataagtGTGGCTTATGATActtgtggttttttctttcattgagaGTTCTCCACTTGTTCCCAGAAAACTTTTGTAGATGGCTAGATTGTCATATGCATTTGGGTTGATAACAATGGGAACTTTGATAGCATTTTTAGAACTCCGAGCATAAGTTGGTTCATCGTGAATGATAATTGGAAAAGGAGGCATACCAGCATTGTTGtaactattaaattttatttcagacagaTTAGGTGACTTAACTGGGATGGTTTTGGAGGAAATGTTTGTAGCTGTGGGTGAAGTAGGTGCTGACTTGTGACAATTTTTCCTTGGAGGGACATTTGGTCCAGTTCCACCAGTAATTAATTCTACTTTAGGTATCTTTTGTCGTGGACTGGTGCTGGAAGTCCATACTTCCTGGTATCGGATTGCACTAGATTTTTGGAAATGGGTACTTACTTGTCCTGGTGTCAATGCAGGTGATGTCACTGGAGAGTTTGGAGTAGAAGATGAGCTTTTTGTCTTGGAGTTGTTAACAGGTCCCTCAAGGTGCTCACTGGCCATGGCTGCTGACACATCCACGACAGTATATGGCTTACACAGTGGCTGTTCCAGATTCACAACCCGGTAGGGCTTTGCTTGCTCTTCTACAGGGACAAGGTTTATGGTTACTGCTTGCCCAGCAATATCTGTAGAAGCTTTACTTTCTTGATTCTCAGTTTGTACAGCAATCTTGCCATCCTTCTCTTCTAATCGAAGAGCAAGGACTGCTTTGTGTGTCTCTGGAACTTTTACTGTGCTTTTGGAAGTTTGTGATATGTTCTTCTCCTGATTATTACCAGAGAGACTTTCATAATTGGGCTCAATTTCCTTCATGTCCTTAGAATCTCCCAGGTTACCAGGAGATGTCACCCCATTATAAATCTTCTGGGATACACTACTGGCTGTCTCAGAACGTGATTCTTCTGTTAAAGAAGAATCTGGTGATGTGGAGTCAGATGACACCATGCTCTGAATGCTTCCTTGTCCACAGGAAACCACAGAATTTTCCTCATAACCATTCAGGATTTCATCATAGCTGTCATCATAGTCTACAGCACAGATTCTCTGCAGAGATTTATTTCGCAGGGGGACAGTATTCCATTTTTTGTCCACAAAGAATCGAACAGGAGACAAAGTGTTTGCCCTAAAGTTGGCAAAGCGAGGTTGCCCTCTCATGCGAATCTCCATGGCCAACAGCTCTTCATCACTCTCATCCCAGCTCTCATGTTCCTCCTCCATGTTACTGAAAAGTAAATCTTCCTCACTCTCCTCACCACTAGAAAACTCTGGGTAACAGAACCGACCTCCTTCATTACTGATCACTTCTGTGCTCCCACTCAGAATTACATGCTTGGCCTGAGTATCCTTTATCCCACCTATCATGCAACTTGGTGGAAGCTTCCTTTCCAACGATCGTTTATAGCAATTATTAATTCTTCCTAAGAATGTTTCTCTGGAGTTAGTTTCATTTCCTCGTATCTGAGGGGTGGTATCCAAGCCTGCTATCTCTTTTAACACTTCAGTTAGCCCGTTATTGTTTGATATCTTCTTTGCACTATCATTATTACCATAAGACTTAGAAACATGGCTAAATCCTTCAATATCACcttcattattattgttaagtGGTTTCTGAGTCAAGGCAGTCCTGTTTCGGTTCCATCCTACAATGACAGGTTTGTTCTCACAGTGTTCTTGGATGCTAAGCTCACCACATACACTTTGCCCATCTGCTACCATCATAGTGGGCTTCACAGCTATAGTGGGTTTTTTTGCCACAGGAGGCCGGAAATTTCCGGTGTTCCTGATGCGGTGGTTGTTACTGTGATTGGCATTAGTTTTCACATTGCCATGGGAGATGGGTGTCTTATCAGGGTCTGGGGGGAGCTGGTGCAAGCTTTTCGGTTTAAAGCAATTCTTGCATTCACCAGGTTTCCAAACGTGTTCAGTAAAGGTATTACAAGCAgacatttttaaaactagaaCTTCACAgacaatgtttttctttcagtgcatGGCAAAACTTTCATCTGTTAGTTTTCACCTCCCGTATGTGTTACAGCAGTTCTTCTAAGTATACAATCAATCTgtggggagagaagaagaaaaaatctgaATGGAAAAGGCACTATAAGGCTTACCACCGAGTGACTCGAAAAACTGGTTTCATTTCTAAACTTTTCCTTTAATTAAAAGGTTGAGAGATAAGCTAATTTGGTTACTTCATAATCTCCCTTTAGCCAAACAGCATCTTGGAAAGTTAGCCTTTTAACCATAATCTTATGCACTCTTAGCAAACCATATATAATCTTCAGTTTGATGTCTCTGTAGCAATGATACTGTGACCCTCCTCTTCTGGAAATGCCTTTGATACTGCTTTTTCTGTTATTCACCAATCTTTCTAATACTTCTTAGTCCACTATGGGCTCTTCTTCTTCCACTCACCTTGaaattttggacatttcatagacTTCTCAAACTCAGCGCATTCAAAATGAATCCTCAGGCTCCCCCTATTCTCAACTCCAGGAAACTTATTGCCTACAACCAGCCCTCCTCTACCCCCTGGGCCgccttcttactctttatatATGAATCTTATATTTCAGTAATGTTATCACCATCCATCTAGGTAGCTAAGCTTACACTTTTAGACCATTCTTGACACTGCTAACTCCAAATTTTACTAACTCTCTAAATTATTCTTGCCAATTTTATCTAGCTAGATTTCTCTGGAACCTATTCTTGCCATTACCAGACACAGCCAGCACTTCAGATACTATCTCTTGCCTACATTACTATGACAGGCTGTTAACTGATCTCCATGCCTGTAGTCTCACCCCAGTCCAATCCATCCTCTGTACCTTTGCCACTCAAATGATAGTTCTCACATAAGCTGTACCAgcctcacctgggaacttgttataAGTGCAGTATCTTAGGTCCAACGCCAGACCTACTGGATCTGAATTTGCATTGTAACGAGATTCTCAGGAGATTCCACTGTTTTATGCTACTATCAGATTTAACTTTCTAAAATGTTAATACAATCATCTTATTAACTAGCTTAAAAACTATTCTGTGccttagggccggcctgtggctcacttgggagagtgtggtgctgataacaccaaggccatgggttcggatctct
This region includes:
- the PEAK1 gene encoding inactive tyrosine-protein kinase PEAK1; amino-acid sequence: MSACNTFTEHVWKPGECKNCFKPKSLHQLPPDPDKTPISHGNVKTNANHSNNHRIRNTGNFRPPVAKKPTIAVKPTMMVADGQSVCGELSIQEHCENKPVIVGWNRNRTALTQKPLNNNNEGDIEGFSHVSKSYGNNDSAKKISNNNGLTEVLKEIAGLDTTPQIRGNETNSRETFLGRINNCYKRSLERKLPPSCMIGGIKDTQAKHVILSGSTEVISNEGGRFCYPEFSSGEESEEDLLFSNMEEEHESWDESDEELLAMEIRMRGQPRFANFRANTLSPVRFFVDKKWNTVPLRNKSLQRICAVDYDDSYDEILNGYEENSVVSCGQGSIQSMVSSDSTSPDSSLTEESRSETASSVSQKIYNGVTSPGNLGDSKDMKEIEPNYESLSGNNQEKNISQTSKSTVKVPETHKAVLALRLEEKDGKIAVQTENQESKASTDIAGQAVTINLVPVEEQAKPYRVVNLEQPLCKPYTVVDVSAAMASEHLEGPVNNSKTKSSSSTPNSPVTSPALTPGQVSTHFQKSSAIRYQEVWTSSTSPRQKIPKVELITGGTGPNVPPRKNCHKSAPTSPTATNISSKTIPVKSPNLSEIKFNSYNNAGMPPFPIIIHDEPTYARSSKNAIKVPIVINPNAYDNLAIYKSFLGTSGELSMKEKTTSIISHTYEEIETENKVSDNTTGKPTECPQAKGFSNSTERKRGSVAQKVQEFNNCLSRGQLSPQRSYSSSHSSPAKIQRTTREPVAKTEGIQEPQTLGSSSGGSGSSTREKASTVLSQIVASIQPPQSPPETPQSGPKACSVEELYAIPPDADAAKSTTVRPKSLFTSQPSGEAEAPQTTESPTTKVQKDPFAKPVTSSPSKLVTNPQSESPPPFPPPRSTSSPYHASNLLQRHFTNWTKPTSPSRSTEAESVLHSEGSRRAADAKPKRWISFKSFFRRRKTDEEDDKEKEREKGKLVGLDGTVIHMLPPPPVQHHHWFTEAKGESSEKPAIVFMYRCDPAQGQLSVDQSKAGADQAAVTEKGRMDALLQDSEKKKRSHSSPSQIPKKILSHMTHEVTEDISPQDPRTVVVKPDGRGCTSVTSSLPLPELEKEEEKEDISEPMDLNPCSATYSNLGQSRAAMIPPKHPRQPKGASDDAIAFGGKKDQEAPKPSQPTPPPLPKKMIIRANTEPISKDLQKSMESSLCVMANPIYDIDPNWDASSAGSSISCELKGLDIESYDSLERPLHKERPIPSAANSTSSLTTLSIKDRFSNSMESLSSRRGPTCRQGRGIQKPQRQALYRGLENREEVVGKIRSLHTDALKKLAIKCEDLFMAGQKDQLRFGVDSWSDFRLTSDKPCCEAGDAVYYTASYAKDPLNNYAVKICKSKAKESQQYYHSLAVRQSLAVHFNIQQDCGHFLAEVPSRLLPWEDLDAPGKEEDEMQESEEEAKGETDGKNPEPCSETESSQTESQGIMSRKQRSHVVVITREVPYLTVADFVRDSLAQHGKSPDLYERQVCLLLLQLCSGLEHLKPYHVTHCDLRLENLLLVHYQPGGTAQGLGPSEPSPTSSCPTRLIVSNFSQAKQKSHLVDPEILRDQSRLAPEIITATQYKKCDEFQTGILIYEMLHLPNPFDENPELKEKEYTRADLPRIPLRSPYSRGLQQLASCLLNPNPSERILISDAKGILQCLLWGPREDLFQTFTASPTLVQRNALLQNWLDIKRTLLMIKFAEKSLDREGGVSLEDWLCAQYLAFATTDSLSCIVKILHHR